CTCCAACGGCCCCATCGTGGGCGAGCCCCAGATGATCGGCATGGCCATGACTGCCAGCGGCACCGGCACGCTGACCCTGAAGGGCCTGCAGGCCACCAGCACCCTCTCCTCGGCCGCGTACATCAACGTGCACGAGGCGAATGCCCTGGCCGTCGTGCCCCTGTGCGCCGACATCTGAACCCCGTTTGAATGACAGAGGCCCGCGCGAAGGCAGCGGGCCTCTTCTCTTGCCTGGAGGTGGTCCTCGGCCTGGGCCGCCCCTTATTCCTCGTCGTCGCTGTCCTCGCTGGCGCTGGCAGCGGCGGGCGTGTTGCGGTTTTTGCCAATCTCGCGCACGCGGCCACTGAAGCGGTTGCGAATGTCCTCGTACATGGGGTGCGCGCGGATGTCGCCGGGGCGGCCCGGGGGCGGCGGCGCAGCAGGGGTGGGCGCCGGGGTCGGGGCCGGCCGGGGCGGCGGGCGCGACACGCTGTATTCAGCAAAGGGCGCGTCGTCCAGCGGGGGCCCGGGGTCGTCCACAGGCGCCCCAAAGGCGTCCCAGTCGGGCTCCTCGGTGATCGCCTCCACCACGTAGGGCTCGCGGGCAGCGGCCGGGGGCGGCACCCGGTCACCGCCCTGGGCATCGGCGGGGGGCGCGGGCGGCTGCGCGGCGTGGGTGTCGTCCCAGGGCAGGTCCGCCACGGGCAGCGGCGCGGGGGCCACATCGTCGGGGCTGGCAGGCGGCACCCGGCGTTCCGGCAGCGGTGGCGGCAGGGTCGCCACGCTGGCCGGGCGGGGGGGCGGCGTGCTGGCCGCCTGAGGGACGGAGCGGGGGGCAGTGCTGGCCGGGGCCGGCTCTACCGACTCGAACTCCGGGCCACGGGTGGCGCGGCGCGCCGGGGCGCTGCGGCCCGGGTCGAAGGGGGCAATGTCCGGTCTAATGACAGGTGACGCGGTAGTGATGCCTGATGTCTCTTGACTGGATTCTGTCGCGTCTTGAGAAGAAGAGTTCGAGCTTTTTAAGCCAGGGGAGTGATTTTTAGGAACCGCTCTTTGTGTTCCCTTGCTAGTTCTTAGCTCAATCTGAAGATCAGGGAAGTGCCGCCATATTAGCGTACACAGGTCGTCAAACTTACTGACCAACTGCGTCGTGTGAAACGACCATTTAGCATCAAGGCTAACGACAAATAAGTTATCTTCTATGTGAGCTTTTGCTTCGCGGAGAAAGGGTTTGAAAGGTTTTTCGGCAGACTCGCGAATTGTTTTCCAGTCTGCATCGCTGAAAACGTGCGAACTAAAGTTTTGAGCTGGTGAATCGTGGGGACTGGAAGCTCTGAGGGGAGTTGGTCCACCCGATGCCACTTGCGGTTGGTGGATAGTTTCCGCAGATCTTGCCTGAGTACTGTTTTGTCGCACCCCCGCTGCCTTCAAGCTGGCCAGTTCCTTCTCCAGGCGGTTGAGGCGCTGGGTGAGTTCGGCGGGCACGGCGGCACTCCCCCCGGCGCCCACGCTGGCCCCCTGGCCTCCGCCACCATCGGCCGCCAGCAGGGCGTGGGTCAGGGCCAGTTCCAGGCTCTGGCCGTCGGCCGCGCGGGCAAAGCGGGCCTCCTGCTCGTCCAGGGCCGCCTGCAGGCGCAGCAATCGGGGCACATCGGCGCCCTCCAGGCGCTCGCCGCCCAGGCCCAGTTCGGCGTGCAGGGCCGCGCCCAGGGCCGACACCAGCCCCTCGACCACCGTGCGCGCCGCGAAGCCGTCGCGGTAGAGCGCCCCGGCGCCCTGCAGGGCCGCGCCCGCGTCGCCGCTCACCAGGGCCGCCGCAATGCCGCGCACGCGCTCGCCAGGGGGCAGACCCAGGGCCTCTTCCACCGCCGTGCGGGTAATGGCGTTGCCGGCTGCCAGCATGCGTTCCAGCAGGCTTTCGCCGTCGCGCATGGCGCCGTCGGCGAGGCGGCCAATCAGGGCCAGGGCGGCCGGCTCGGCGCTCACGCCCTCGCGCTCCACCAGCCCACTCAACTTGCCCGCAATTTCCTCGGGCGTCAGGCGGCGAAAGCGGTAGTGCTGGCAGCGCGACAGAATGGTGGGAATGATCTTTTCCGGCTCGGTGGTTGCCAGAATGAAAATGACGTGGCCGGGCGGCTCTTCCAGCGTCTTGAGCAGGGCGTTGAAGGCCGCGCGGCTCATCATGTGCGCCTCGTCCAGAATGTAAATCTTCTTGCCGCCGCGCATGGCCGCCAGGGCGACCTTTTCGCGCAGGTCGCGCACGTCGTCCACCGAGTTGTTGCTGGCGGCGTCAATTTCCAGCACGTCGGGGTGCGAGCCCGCGCGCACCGCGAGGCAGCTGTCGCACTCGCCGCAGGGCTTCGGCAGCGGGCCGGTGCAGTTGGCGGTCATGGCGATCAGGCGCGCGGTGGTGGTTTTGCCCACGCCGCGCGGGCCGCTGAACAGGTAGGCGTGTCCCACCCGCCCCTGCGACAGCGCGGCGCGCAGCACGTCCTTGACGTGTTCCTGCCCTACCACGTCTTCCCAGCG
This region of Deinococcus multiflagellatus genomic DNA includes:
- the dnaX gene encoding DNA polymerase III subunit gamma/tau translates to MSAIYQRARPVRWEDVVGQEHVKDVLRAALSQGRVGHAYLFSGPRGVGKTTTARLIAMTANCTGPLPKPCGECDSCLAVRAGSHPDVLEIDAASNNSVDDVRDLREKVALAAMRGGKKIYILDEAHMMSRAAFNALLKTLEEPPGHVIFILATTEPEKIIPTILSRCQHYRFRRLTPEEIAGKLSGLVEREGVSAEPAALALIGRLADGAMRDGESLLERMLAAGNAITRTAVEEALGLPPGERVRGIAAALVSGDAGAALQGAGALYRDGFAARTVVEGLVSALGAALHAELGLGGERLEGADVPRLLRLQAALDEQEARFARAADGQSLELALTHALLAADGGGGQGASVGAGGSAAVPAELTQRLNRLEKELASLKAAGVRQNSTQARSAETIHQPQVASGGPTPLRASSPHDSPAQNFSSHVFSDADWKTIRESAEKPFKPFLREAKAHIEDNLFVVSLDAKWSFHTTQLVSKFDDLCTLIWRHFPDLQIELRTSKGTQRAVPKNHSPGLKSSNSSSQDATESSQETSGITTASPVIRPDIAPFDPGRSAPARRATRGPEFESVEPAPASTAPRSVPQAASTPPPRPASVATLPPPLPERRVPPASPDDVAPAPLPVADLPWDDTHAAQPPAPPADAQGGDRVPPPAAAREPYVVEAITEEPDWDAFGAPVDDPGPPLDDAPFAEYSVSRPPPRPAPTPAPTPAAPPPPGRPGDIRAHPMYEDIRNRFSGRVREIGKNRNTPAAASASEDSDDEE